A window of the Scandinavium goeteborgense genome harbors these coding sequences:
- the cmk gene encoding (d)CMP kinase, with amino-acid sequence MTAIAPVITIDGPSGAGKGTLCKAMAEALQWHLLDSGAIYRVLALAALHHHVDVTSEEALVPLAAHLDVRFVSTDGNLEVILEGEDVSGEIRTQDVANAASQVAAFPRVREALLRRQRAFREAPGLIADGRDMGTVVFTDAPVKIFLDASPEERAQRRMLQLQEKGFSVNFERLLVEIKERDDRDRNRAVAPLVPAADALVLDSTRLSIEQVIEKALQYARQKLAAV; translated from the coding sequence ATGACGGCAATTGCCCCGGTAATTACCATTGACGGGCCTAGCGGCGCCGGGAAAGGCACGCTGTGCAAAGCCATGGCGGAAGCACTGCAATGGCACCTGCTGGATTCTGGCGCTATTTATCGCGTTCTGGCTCTGGCGGCTTTACATCATCACGTCGACGTGACCTCCGAAGAAGCGCTGGTCCCACTGGCGGCACATCTGGATGTTCGTTTTGTTTCGACCGACGGCAACCTTGAGGTTATCCTCGAGGGTGAAGATGTTAGTGGCGAAATCCGCACTCAGGACGTTGCAAATGCGGCCTCTCAGGTGGCTGCGTTCCCACGTGTACGTGAAGCTTTGTTGCGGCGCCAACGCGCATTCCGTGAAGCCCCGGGCCTGATTGCCGACGGACGCGATATGGGAACCGTGGTGTTTACCGATGCCCCGGTCAAAATTTTCCTTGACGCTTCCCCGGAAGAACGTGCTCAACGCCGTATGCTTCAGTTGCAGGAAAAGGGCTTTAGTGTTAACTTTGAACGCCTTTTGGTCGAGATAAAGGAACGCGATGACCGTGACCGCAACCGTGCGGTGGCACCGTTAGTTCCCGCTGCTGATGCTTTAGTCCTGGATTCAACACGATTAAGCATTGAGCAAGTGATTGAAAAAGCGTTACAATACGCGCGCCAAAAACTGGCTGCTGTCTGA
- the aroA gene encoding 3-phosphoshikimate 1-carboxyvinyltransferase — protein sequence MESLTLQPIAHVDGTINLPGSKSVSNRALLLAALGRGTTVLTNLLDSDDVRHMLNALTALGVQYTLSSDRTRCEVTGNGGPLKAEAALELFLGNAGTAMRPLAAALCLGSNDIVLTGEPRMKERPIGHLVDALRQGGAQIEYLEQENYPPLRLKGGFVGGEVAVDGSVSSQFLTALLMTAPLAAQDTVITIKGDLVSKPYIDITLHLMNTFGVKVDNQNYQRFIVKGGQHYQSPGAYLVEGDASSASYFLAAGAIKGGTVKVTGIGRNSVQGDIRFADVLEKMGATVTWGDDFIACTGAELTAIDMDMNHIPDAAMTIATAALFAKGTTTLRNIYNWRVKETDRLFAMATELRKVGAEVEEGEDYIRVTPPAHLTFAEIGTYNDHRMAMCFSLVALSDTPVTILDPKCTAKTFPDYFEQLARISTPA from the coding sequence ATGGAATCCCTGACGTTACAACCCATCGCGCATGTAGACGGCACCATCAATTTACCTGGTTCAAAAAGCGTCTCAAACCGCGCATTGCTGCTGGCGGCTCTGGGCCGTGGCACCACCGTCCTGACCAATCTTCTGGACAGTGACGATGTGCGCCACATGCTCAATGCCCTGACCGCGTTGGGCGTTCAGTACACTCTGTCTTCCGATCGCACACGCTGTGAAGTGACCGGCAACGGTGGCCCGTTGAAAGCAGAGGCTGCACTGGAACTGTTCCTGGGTAACGCCGGAACAGCAATGCGCCCACTAGCGGCGGCATTGTGCCTGGGCAGTAACGATATCGTGCTGACCGGTGAACCGCGGATGAAAGAGCGTCCGATTGGGCATCTGGTTGACGCGCTGCGTCAGGGTGGGGCACAGATTGAATATCTTGAGCAGGAAAACTACCCGCCGCTGCGCCTTAAGGGCGGTTTTGTCGGTGGCGAAGTCGCCGTTGATGGCAGCGTGTCCAGCCAGTTCCTGACGGCGTTGTTAATGACTGCGCCGCTGGCTGCGCAAGATACCGTTATCACCATTAAAGGCGATCTGGTTTCTAAGCCGTACATCGATATCACGCTGCATCTGATGAATACTTTCGGCGTGAAGGTGGATAATCAGAACTATCAGCGTTTTATCGTCAAAGGCGGACAGCATTATCAGTCACCGGGCGCGTATCTGGTGGAAGGCGATGCCTCCTCTGCGTCGTATTTCCTCGCCGCGGGTGCTATCAAAGGCGGCACGGTAAAAGTAACCGGAATCGGACGCAACAGCGTGCAGGGCGATATCCGTTTTGCCGATGTGCTGGAAAAAATGGGCGCGACCGTGACTTGGGGTGATGACTTCATCGCCTGCACAGGCGCTGAACTAACCGCCATCGACATGGATATGAACCATATTCCGGATGCGGCGATGACTATCGCTACGGCCGCGCTGTTTGCCAAAGGCACAACGACGCTGCGTAACATCTATAACTGGCGTGTAAAAGAAACCGACCGCTTGTTCGCGATGGCGACAGAACTGCGTAAAGTGGGTGCGGAAGTGGAAGAGGGCGAAGACTACATTCGCGTCACTCCGCCAGCGCATCTGACTTTCGCGGAGATCGGCACGTATAACGATCATCGTATGGCGATGTGTTTCTCACTGGTGGCGTTATCCGACACGCCGGTGACCATTCTTGATCCGAAATGTACGGCGAAAACTTTCCCGGATTATTTCGAACAACTCGCTCGCATAAGCACCCCTGCCTGA
- the serC gene encoding 3-phosphoserine/phosphohydroxythreonine transaminase, whose amino-acid sequence MTQVFNFSSGPAMLPADVLQQAQQELCDWQGLGTSVMEISHRGKEFIQVAEEAEKDFRDLLKIPSNYKVLFCHGGGRGQFAGVPLNLLGDKTTADYVDAGYWAASAVKEAKKYCTPNVIDAKVTVDGLRGVKPMRDWQLSDNAAYLHYCPNETIDGIAIDEVPDFGKDVVVAADYSSTILSSPLDVSRFGVIYAGAQKNIGPAGLTLVIVREDLLGKAHAACPSIIDYTVLNDNDSMFNTPPTFAWYLSGLVFKWLKAQGGLDVMNRINQQKSELLYGTIDNSDFYRNDVAAANRSRMNVPFQLADSALDKLFLEESFAAGLHALKGHRVVGGMRASIYNAMPLAGVQALTDFMKEFERRHG is encoded by the coding sequence ATGACTCAGGTCTTTAATTTTAGTTCTGGTCCGGCAATGCTTCCGGCGGATGTGCTTCAACAGGCCCAACAGGAACTCTGCGACTGGCAGGGTTTGGGTACCTCGGTAATGGAAATTAGCCATCGTGGTAAAGAGTTCATCCAGGTGGCCGAAGAAGCAGAAAAAGATTTCCGCGACCTGCTGAAAATCCCTTCCAATTATAAAGTCCTGTTCTGCCATGGCGGTGGTCGCGGCCAGTTCGCGGGCGTTCCGCTGAATCTGCTGGGCGACAAAACCACGGCAGATTACGTGGATGCCGGTTACTGGGCGGCCAGTGCGGTAAAAGAAGCGAAAAAATACTGCACGCCAAACGTCATTGACGCCAAAGTCACCGTTGATGGTTTGCGTGGGGTGAAGCCGATGCGCGACTGGCAGCTCTCTGACAACGCAGCCTATCTGCACTATTGCCCGAACGAAACTATTGACGGCATCGCCATTGATGAAGTCCCCGATTTCGGCAAAGACGTTGTGGTTGCCGCAGATTACTCCTCCACGATTCTATCCAGCCCGCTTGATGTCAGCCGCTTTGGCGTGATTTACGCGGGTGCGCAGAAAAATATCGGCCCGGCCGGTTTGACGCTGGTTATCGTGCGTGAGGATCTGCTGGGTAAAGCCCACGCCGCCTGCCCATCAATCATTGATTACACCGTGCTGAACGACAACGATTCGATGTTCAACACGCCGCCGACGTTTGCCTGGTATCTGTCTGGCCTGGTCTTTAAATGGCTGAAAGCGCAGGGCGGTTTAGACGTCATGAACCGCATCAACCAGCAAAAATCGGAACTGCTGTACGGCACTATCGATAACAGCGATTTCTACCGTAACGACGTGGCCGCAGCCAACCGTTCCCGTATGAACGTGCCGTTCCAGCTGGCCGACAGCGCACTGGATAAACTGTTCCTTGAAGAATCCTTTGCCGCGGGCCTGCATGCACTGAAAGGCCATCGCGTGGTCGGTGGAATGCGCGCCTCTATTTATAACGCCATGCCGCTGGCGGGCGTTCAGGCGCTGACCGACTTCATGAAAGAATTCGAACGCCGCCACGGTTAA
- a CDS encoding YetF domain-containing protein, which produces MQAFDLHRMAFDKVPVEFLGEVALRSLYTFVLVFLFLKITGRRGVRQMSLFEVLIILTLGSAAGDVAFYDDVPMLPVFIVFVTLAVLYRLVMWLMAHSEKLEDLFEGKPVVVVDEGELAWEKLRAENLTEFEFFMELRLNGIEHLGQVKRAIMETNGQISVYFFSDDEVKAGLPILPGKCVERFKTMPEENDYACTRCSAIFHMHAGDHQLCPRCAHPEWAKASRAKRIT; this is translated from the coding sequence ATGCAAGCGTTTGATCTGCACCGAATGGCATTCGATAAAGTCCCCGTGGAATTTCTCGGGGAAGTAGCCCTGCGTAGCCTTTATACCTTCGTGCTGGTATTCCTGTTTTTAAAAATTACCGGACGTCGTGGCGTGCGCCAAATGTCGCTCTTTGAAGTGCTCATCATCCTGACGTTAGGCTCTGCGGCGGGAGACGTGGCGTTCTATGACGACGTCCCGATGCTGCCGGTATTCATTGTCTTTGTAACCCTGGCCGTGCTCTACCGGCTTGTGATGTGGCTGATGGCGCACAGCGAGAAACTGGAAGATTTGTTCGAGGGTAAACCGGTGGTCGTGGTGGACGAAGGGGAACTTGCCTGGGAGAAGCTGCGAGCAGAAAACCTGACCGAGTTTGAATTTTTTATGGAACTGCGTCTGAACGGGATTGAACATCTGGGCCAGGTCAAGCGGGCGATAATGGAGACAAATGGCCAAATCAGCGTCTACTTTTTTAGCGACGATGAGGTAAAAGCTGGCTTGCCGATTTTGCCGGGGAAATGCGTGGAGCGTTTCAAAACGATGCCGGAAGAGAACGATTATGCCTGCACACGGTGCAGTGCAATATTCCATATGCATGCGGGCGATCATCAATTATGCCCTCGCTGCGCACATCCCGAATGGGCGAAGGCCAGCCGGGCAAAACGCATCACCTGA
- the ycaO gene encoding 30S ribosomal protein S12 methylthiotransferase accessory factor YcaO: MTQTFIPGKDAALEDSIARFQQKLTDLGFNIEEASWLNPVPNVWSVHIRDKECALCFTNGKGATKKAALASALGEYFERLSTNYFFADFWLGETIANSPFVHYPNEKWFPLPEDDEVPEGVLDERLRAFYDPDDQLTASLLVDLQSGNGDRGVCGLPFTRQSDGETIYIPMNIVGNLYVSNGMSAGNTRNEARVQGLSEVFERHIKNRIIAESISLPEIPADVMARYPSVVESIAKLEAEGFPIFAYDGSLGGKYPVICVVLFNPANGTCFASFGAHPDFGVALERTVTELLQGRGLKDLDVFTPPTFDDEEVGEHANLETHFIDSSGLISWDMFKQDADYPFADWNFSGTTDEEFATLMAIFQAEDKEVYIADYEHLSVYACRIIVPGMSDIYPAEDLWLANNNMGSQLRETILSLPSSEWEKEDYLALIEQMDDEGLDDFTRVRELLGMATGKDNGWYTLRIGELKAMLALAGGDMEQALIWTEWTMEFNASVFSPERANYYRCLQTLLLLSQEEERQPLQYLNAFVRMYGADAVEAASAALSGEEAFYGLQPVDSDLAAFPAHQSLLKAYEKLQRAKAKFWANPQ; this comes from the coding sequence ATGACCCAAACATTTATTCCCGGCAAAGACGCCGCTCTGGAAGACTCCATCGCCCGCTTCCAGCAAAAATTAACGGACCTCGGATTCAACATTGAAGAAGCGTCCTGGCTGAATCCGGTGCCGAACGTCTGGTCTGTACATATCCGCGACAAAGAATGCGCGCTGTGCTTCACCAACGGTAAAGGGGCAACAAAAAAAGCGGCCCTGGCTTCTGCACTCGGCGAATATTTTGAGCGTCTGTCCACCAACTACTTCTTCGCCGATTTCTGGCTGGGCGAGACCATCGCCAATAGCCCATTCGTGCATTATCCGAATGAAAAATGGTTCCCGCTGCCGGAAGATGACGAAGTGCCAGAGGGCGTTCTCGATGAGCGTCTGCGCGCGTTCTACGATCCGGACGATCAGCTGACCGCCAGCCTGCTGGTGGATCTGCAATCCGGTAATGGCGATCGCGGCGTTTGCGGCCTGCCGTTCACTCGTCAGTCCGATGGCGAGACGATTTACATTCCGATGAACATCGTCGGCAACCTGTACGTTTCTAACGGCATGTCCGCCGGTAACACCCGCAACGAAGCGCGTGTTCAGGGCCTGTCCGAAGTGTTTGAGCGTCACATCAAAAACCGCATCATCGCTGAAAGCATCAGCCTGCCGGAAATCCCGGCCGACGTGATGGCGCGCTATCCGAGCGTGGTGGAATCCATTGCTAAGCTGGAAGCTGAAGGCTTCCCTATCTTTGCGTACGACGGTTCGCTGGGTGGCAAATACCCGGTTATCTGCGTGGTGTTGTTCAACCCGGCAAACGGCACCTGTTTCGCCTCCTTCGGCGCGCACCCTGATTTCGGCGTGGCGCTGGAGCGTACCGTGACCGAACTGCTGCAAGGCCGCGGTCTGAAAGATCTCGACGTCTTCACCCCGCCAACCTTCGATGATGAAGAAGTGGGTGAGCACGCTAACCTTGAAACACACTTCATCGATTCCAGTGGTTTGATCTCCTGGGATATGTTCAAACAGGATGCAGATTATCCGTTTGCTGACTGGAACTTCTCCGGCACGACAGATGAAGAATTTGCCACGCTGATGGCGATTTTCCAGGCTGAAGATAAAGAAGTGTATATCGCGGATTACGAGCACCTGAGCGTTTACGCTTGCCGTATTATCGTGCCAGGCATGTCTGATATTTATCCAGCCGAAGATCTGTGGCTGGCAAATAACAATATGGGCAGCCAGCTGCGTGAGACCATTCTTTCTCTGCCGAGCAGCGAGTGGGAAAAAGAAGATTATCTGGCGCTGATTGAGCAGATGGATGATGAAGGTCTGGACGACTTCACCCGCGTTCGTGAGCTGCTGGGTATGGCGACCGGGAAAGATAACGGCTGGTACACCCTGCGCATCGGTGAGCTGAAAGCTATGCTGGCGCTGGCTGGCGGCGATATGGAGCAAGCGCTTATCTGGACTGAGTGGACCATGGAATTTAATGCTTCTGTGTTCAGCCCGGAACGTGCCAACTACTACCGCTGTCTGCAAACGTTGTTGTTGCTGTCTCAGGAAGAAGAACGTCAGCCGCTGCAATATCTGAATGCGTTCGTACGTATGTACGGTGCAGATGCAGTTGAAGCGGCGAGTGCGGCCCTGAGCGGTGAAGAGGCCTTCTACGGCCTGCAGCCTGTAGACAGCGACCTGGCGGCCTTCCCGGCGCATCAGTCACTGTTGAAAGCGTACGAAAAACTGCAACGCGCAAAAGCCAAATTCTGGGCTAATCCGCAGTAA
- the focA gene encoding formate transporter FocA: MKADNPFDLLLPAEMAKVAEEAGVYKATKQPLKTFFLAITAGVFISIAFVFYITSTTGTAGMPFGIAKLIGGICFSLGLILCVICGADLFTSTVLIVVAKASGKITWGQLAKNWFNVYVGNLIGALLFVLLMWLSGEYMAANGGWGLNVLQTADHKMHHTFIEAVCLGILANLMVCLAVWMSYSGRSLMDKAMIMVLPVAMFVASGFEHSIANMFMIPMGIVVRNFASPEFWTAIGSSPDNFSHLTVMNFITDNLIPVTIGNIIGGGLLVGLTYWVIYLRGNDNH; encoded by the coding sequence GTGAAAGCTGACAACCCTTTTGATCTTTTACTCCCAGCTGAGATGGCCAAAGTGGCCGAAGAAGCGGGTGTCTATAAAGCTACGAAACAACCGCTTAAAACCTTTTTCCTGGCGATTACTGCGGGTGTGTTCATCTCCATTGCCTTCGTCTTCTACATTACGTCCACGACAGGCACTGCGGGAATGCCGTTTGGTATTGCCAAGCTGATTGGCGGTATCTGCTTCTCACTGGGTCTTATCCTGTGTGTTATTTGCGGCGCTGACCTTTTCACCTCCACGGTGCTTATCGTGGTGGCTAAAGCAAGCGGCAAAATCACCTGGGGCCAACTGGCGAAGAACTGGTTCAACGTCTATGTTGGTAACCTGATTGGTGCCTTGCTGTTTGTTCTGCTGATGTGGTTATCTGGCGAATATATGGCTGCCAACGGAGGTTGGGGACTGAACGTCCTGCAAACCGCCGACCACAAAATGCATCATACTTTTATCGAGGCCGTGTGCCTGGGTATCCTGGCAAACCTGATGGTCTGTCTGGCGGTGTGGATGAGCTACTCCGGCCGCAGCCTGATGGATAAAGCGATGATAATGGTGCTGCCAGTGGCCATGTTTGTTGCCAGCGGCTTCGAGCACAGTATCGCGAACATGTTCATGATCCCAATGGGTATCGTCGTTCGCAACTTCGCCAGCCCGGAATTCTGGACCGCAATCGGTTCGTCTCCGGACAATTTCTCTCACCTGACTGTCATGAACTTCATCACTGATAACCTGATTCCGGTAACTATCGGTAACATTATTGGTGGCGGTCTGTTAGTTGGGTTGACGTACTGGGTCATTTACCTGCGTGGCAACGACAATCATTAA
- the pflB gene encoding formate C-acetyltransferase has protein sequence MSELNEKLATAWEGFAKGDWQTEVNVRDFIQKNYTPFEGDESFLAGATDATTALWDNVMEGVKLENRTHAPVDFDTSVASTITSHDAGYINKALEKIVGLQTEAPLKRAIIPFGGIKMVEGSCKAYNRELDPMLKKIFTDFRKTHNQGVFDVYTKDILNCRKSGVLTGLPDAYGRGRIIGDYRRVALYGIDFLMKDKYAQFVSLQSDLENGVNLEATIRLREEISEQYRALGQIKEMAAKYGCDISAPATNAQEAVQWTYFGYLAAVKSQNGAAMSFGRVSTFLDAYIERDLKAGKITEQDAQEMIDHLVMKLRMVRFLRTPEYDELFSGDPIWATESIGGMGVDGRTLVTKSSFRFLNTLYTMGPSPEPNITVLWSEKLPLNFKKFAAKVSIDTSSLQYENDDLMRPDFNNDDYAIACCVSPMVVGKQMQFFGARANLAKTMLYAINGGVDEKLKIQVGPKSEPIKGDVLDFDEVMERMDHFMDWLAKQYVTALNVIHYMHDKYSYEASLMALHDRDVVRTMACGIAGLSVAADSLSAIKYAKVKPVRDEDGLAVDFEIEGEYPQFGNNDSRVDDFAVDLVERFMKKIQKLTTYRDAIPTQSVLTITSNVVYGKKTGNTPDGRRAGAPFGPGANPMHGRDQKGAVASLTSVAKLPFAYAKDGISYTFSIVPNALGKDDEVRKTNLAGLMDGYFHHEASIEGGQHLNVNVMNREMLLDAMEHPEKYPQLTIRVSGYAVRFNSLTKEQQQDVITRTFTQTM, from the coding sequence ATGTCCGAACTTAATGAAAAGTTAGCTACAGCCTGGGAAGGTTTTGCCAAAGGTGACTGGCAGACAGAAGTCAACGTACGTGACTTCATCCAGAAAAACTACACCCCATTTGAAGGTGACGAGTCCTTCCTGGCTGGCGCTACTGACGCGACCACCGCCCTGTGGGATAACGTGATGGAAGGCGTTAAACTGGAAAACCGCACTCACGCGCCAGTTGATTTCGATACCTCTGTTGCGTCTACCATCACTTCTCATGACGCTGGCTACATCAATAAGGCCCTTGAGAAAATCGTTGGCCTGCAGACTGAAGCTCCGCTGAAACGTGCGATTATCCCGTTTGGCGGCATTAAAATGGTTGAAGGTTCCTGCAAAGCGTATAACCGCGAGCTGGACCCGATGCTGAAGAAGATCTTCACCGACTTCCGCAAAACCCATAACCAGGGTGTTTTCGACGTCTACACCAAAGACATTCTGAACTGCCGTAAATCTGGCGTTCTGACTGGTCTGCCAGACGCATACGGCCGTGGCCGTATCATCGGTGACTACCGTCGCGTTGCGCTGTACGGCATCGACTTCCTGATGAAAGACAAATACGCTCAGTTCGTGTCTCTGCAGTCCGATCTGGAAAACGGCGTAAACCTGGAAGCGACTATCCGTCTGCGTGAAGAAATCTCCGAGCAGTACCGTGCTCTGGGCCAGATCAAAGAAATGGCAGCGAAATACGGCTGCGATATCTCTGCTCCAGCAACCAACGCTCAGGAAGCTGTTCAGTGGACCTACTTCGGCTACCTGGCCGCTGTTAAGTCTCAGAACGGTGCAGCAATGTCCTTCGGTCGCGTATCCACCTTCCTGGATGCCTACATCGAACGTGACCTGAAAGCAGGCAAAATCACTGAGCAAGACGCTCAGGAAATGATTGACCACCTGGTCATGAAACTGCGTATGGTTCGCTTCCTGCGTACCCCAGAATATGATGAGCTGTTCTCCGGTGACCCGATTTGGGCAACTGAATCTATCGGTGGTATGGGCGTTGATGGCCGTACTCTGGTCACCAAATCCAGCTTCCGTTTCCTGAACACCCTGTACACCATGGGGCCGTCTCCGGAGCCGAACATCACCGTTCTGTGGTCTGAAAAACTGCCACTGAACTTCAAGAAATTCGCAGCTAAAGTTTCCATCGATACCTCTTCTCTGCAGTACGAGAACGATGATCTGATGCGCCCTGACTTCAACAACGATGATTACGCGATTGCATGCTGCGTAAGCCCAATGGTTGTTGGTAAGCAAATGCAGTTCTTCGGTGCACGTGCAAACCTCGCGAAAACCATGCTGTACGCAATCAATGGCGGCGTGGACGAAAAACTGAAAATCCAGGTTGGCCCGAAATCTGAGCCAATCAAAGGCGATGTTCTGGACTTCGACGAAGTCATGGAACGTATGGATCACTTCATGGATTGGCTGGCTAAGCAGTATGTCACCGCTCTGAACGTTATCCATTACATGCACGACAAGTACAGCTACGAAGCTTCTCTGATGGCTCTGCACGACCGTGACGTGGTTCGCACCATGGCATGTGGTATCGCAGGTCTGTCCGTTGCCGCTGACTCCCTGTCTGCTATCAAATACGCGAAAGTTAAACCTGTTCGTGACGAAGATGGCCTGGCTGTTGACTTCGAAATCGAAGGCGAATACCCGCAGTTTGGTAACAACGACTCTCGTGTAGATGACTTCGCTGTTGACCTGGTTGAACGTTTCATGAAGAAAATTCAGAAACTGACTACCTACCGTGATGCAATCCCAACTCAGTCCGTTCTGACCATCACTTCTAACGTTGTGTACGGTAAGAAAACCGGTAACACCCCAGATGGTCGTCGTGCTGGCGCACCATTCGGTCCAGGTGCTAACCCAATGCACGGCCGTGACCAGAAAGGTGCTGTTGCCTCTCTGACCTCCGTTGCGAAACTGCCGTTTGCTTACGCTAAAGATGGTATTTCTTATACCTTCTCTATCGTTCCAAACGCACTGGGTAAAGACGACGAAGTTCGTAAAACCAACCTGGCGGGCCTGATGGATGGTTACTTCCATCACGAAGCGTCCATCGAAGGTGGTCAGCACCTGAACGTGAACGTTATGAACCGTGAAATGCTGCTCGATGCGATGGAACATCCGGAAAAATATCCGCAGCTGACCATCCGCGTTTCTGGTTATGCAGTACGTTTTAACTCCCTGACTAAAGAACAGCAGCAGGACGTTATCACTCGTACCTTCACTCAAACCATGTAA
- the pflA gene encoding pyruvate formate lyase 1-activating protein: MSVIGRIHSFESCGTVDGPGIRFITFFQGCLMRCLYCHNRDTWDTHGGKEVTVEELMKEVVTYRHFMNASGGGVTASGGEAILQAEFVRDWFRACRKEGIHTCLDTNGFVRRYDPVIDELLEVTDLVMLDLKQMNDEIHQNLVGVSNHRTLEFCRYLANKNINVWIRYVVVPGWSDDDDSAHHLGEFTRDMGNVEKIELLPYHELGKHKWVAMGEEYKLDGVHPPKKETMDRVKGILEQYGHKVMY; this comes from the coding sequence ATGTCAGTAATTGGTCGCATTCACTCCTTTGAATCCTGTGGCACCGTCGATGGCCCAGGCATCCGTTTTATCACCTTCTTCCAGGGCTGCCTGATGCGCTGCCTGTATTGCCATAACCGCGATACCTGGGATACCCACGGCGGCAAAGAAGTTACGGTTGAAGAGCTTATGAAAGAAGTGGTGACCTATCGCCACTTTATGAATGCGTCCGGCGGCGGCGTAACGGCCTCCGGCGGCGAAGCCATTTTACAGGCTGAGTTTGTGCGTGACTGGTTCCGCGCTTGCCGTAAAGAAGGTATTCATACCTGCCTCGACACCAACGGTTTTGTTCGTCGTTACGATCCGGTGATTGATGAACTGCTGGAAGTGACTGACCTGGTCATGCTCGATCTCAAACAGATGAACGACGAGATCCACCAGAATTTAGTCGGCGTGTCTAACCACCGTACGCTGGAATTCTGCCGTTACCTGGCGAACAAAAATATTAACGTCTGGATCCGCTACGTGGTTGTTCCGGGTTGGTCTGACGATGACGATTCTGCACACCACCTGGGCGAATTCACCCGCGATATGGGCAACGTCGAGAAAATCGAGCTCCTGCCCTATCATGAACTCGGCAAACACAAATGGGTGGCGATGGGCGAAGAGTACAAGCTGGACGGCGTGCATCCACCGAAGAAAGAAACAATGGATCGCGTGAAAGGCATCCTCGAGCAATACGGTCACAAAGTCATGTACTGA
- a CDS encoding LysR family transcriptional regulator, translating to MELLRFTLAQIEAFACVCETGTLTQAAKKLKKDRTTVSELLEYLEVDLGYALFDRSTRPLTLTPQGQLLYRQARLFLHEAEAFSRIARNIPDTLETHLTLCYDLFTPRALVLKLAERLQAQHIQLDMIACERGQAEQWLDEGSVDLGLFQAVNRSVNDHLHWRAVGSVSLAVYAREDYFPKQPVSLLHLASQPQLMPFRDLPPSLAGRIRIADRLIHVNEITLLEGLLQRGCGWAFLPEHFCAERLEGVARIDTEMGTTGLTHPLVALWKPGVIGAPMLAQLLTAMEEGI from the coding sequence ATGGAGTTGTTGCGTTTTACGCTTGCCCAGATTGAAGCCTTTGCCTGCGTGTGCGAGACCGGCACGCTGACGCAGGCGGCGAAAAAGTTGAAAAAGGATCGCACCACCGTCAGCGAACTGCTCGAATATCTGGAGGTAGATCTTGGCTACGCGTTGTTTGACCGCTCGACAAGACCGTTAACTCTGACGCCGCAGGGCCAGCTGCTTTATCGGCAGGCAAGGCTGTTTCTGCATGAAGCCGAAGCCTTCTCGCGCATTGCCCGAAATATTCCTGACACTCTCGAAACGCATCTGACCCTATGTTATGACCTCTTTACGCCACGCGCGCTGGTGCTGAAACTGGCTGAACGACTTCAGGCGCAGCATATTCAGCTGGATATGATCGCCTGTGAGCGGGGTCAGGCGGAACAATGGCTGGATGAGGGTAGCGTCGATCTTGGTCTTTTTCAGGCCGTGAACCGATCCGTAAACGACCATCTGCACTGGCGTGCGGTGGGGAGCGTTTCGCTTGCGGTGTATGCCCGTGAAGATTATTTCCCAAAACAGCCTGTGTCGTTGCTGCATTTGGCCTCGCAACCGCAGCTCATGCCGTTCCGTGACCTTCCTCCCTCACTTGCCGGGCGAATTCGTATCGCGGACAGGCTGATTCACGTCAATGAGATAACCTTGCTGGAAGGGCTGTTGCAACGGGGTTGTGGCTGGGCCTTTTTGCCGGAGCATTTTTGTGCTGAGCGGCTGGAAGGCGTGGCACGAATTGATACCGAAATGGGGACGACGGGTCTGACGCATCCGCTGGTGGCGCTCTGGAAACCGGGGGTGATCGGTGCGCCCATGCTGGCGCAACTGCTGACGGCGATGGAAGAGGGGATATAA